One window of the Salvia miltiorrhiza cultivar Shanhuang (shh) chromosome 6, IMPLAD_Smil_shh, whole genome shotgun sequence genome contains the following:
- the LOC130990557 gene encoding uncharacterized protein LOC130990557 — MANIAKLEFIALDISGKNYMSWTLDADIHLISRGLGETIKKGNKASDQDRAKALIFLRHHLHDDLKTEYLTVKDPQELWMNLKDRFDHQKTVVLPKARYEWMHLRLQDFKSQQYRERGFKKYSELIACLLVAEQNNELLLKNHALRPTGSAALPEANATFNHDNGRGRGNQRGRGRGRGRGYARGRGRGKPHDATFSNKKHKASNEHNSYKKEGECQRCGMTGHWARTCRTAKHLADLYQDSIKGKGKKESNNVDFDGPIDTTHLDVSDFFDDPKGDNIDQLIGGGVLEDNNMDTV; from the exons ATGGCAAACATAGCCAAACTTGAGTTCATCGCCCTTGACATCTCGGGCAAGAATTACATGTCATGGACTCTTGATGCTGATATTCACCTGATCTCAAGGGGTCTAGGAGAAACtatcaaaaaaggaaacaaagcGTCCGACCAGGATCGCGCTAAGGCACTAATATTCCTTCGTCATCACCTTCATGATGACCTTAAGACAGAGTATCTGACTGTCAAAGATCCACAAGAATTGTGGATGAACCTCAAAGACAGGTTTGATCATCAAAAGACTGTCGTCCTTCCTAAAGCTCGTTACGAGTGGATGCATCTAAGACTGCAAGACTTTAAGTCT CAACAATATAGAGAGCGGGGTTTCAAAAAGTATTCAGAATTAATAGCTTGTTTGTTGGTTGCCGAGCAAAATAATGAATTGCTCTTGAAAAATCACGCACTCCGCCCCACCGGTTCCGCTGCATTGCCTGAAGCCAATGCAACTTTCAACCATGATAATGGACGTGGTCGTGGGAACCAACGTGGACGTGGGCGTGGACGTGGACGTGGATATGCTCGTGGTCGTGGACGCGGTAAACCACATGATGCAACCTTTAGCAACAAAAAGCATAAAGCATCCAACGAGCACAATTCATACAAAAAGGAAGGTGAATGCCAAAGGTGTGGTATGACAGGACATTGGGCACGTACTTGCCGAACAGCAAAACACCTTGCAGATCTATATCAAGATTCAATCAAGGGAAAAGGCAAGAAGGAGTCCAATAATGTTGACTTTGACGGTCCAATTGATACTACTCATTTAGATGTCTCCGACTTCTTTGATGACCCAAAAGGAGATAATATAGATCAATTGATCGGTGGTGGTGTGCTTGAAGATAATAATATGGACACCGTTTAG